The Zonotrichia albicollis isolate bZonAlb1 chromosome 6, bZonAlb1.hap1, whole genome shotgun sequence genome window below encodes:
- the ANKRD9 gene encoding ankyrin repeat domain-containing protein 9, with protein sequence MPWSVRWVGGCGAQSQKQCKKSSFAFYQAVRDLLPVWFLEDMRTMEVFHWEDGGKVSVYSPSEALLYALVHDHQPYARHLLTKFPQSALAVPSQSFSCCQSAPHLAMAVRYNRVRVLFRILKAIQTLPPADRAAHLDRQGCSRVEGGKTALHMACELVRPECLLLLLGHGAAPCLRDSAGNTPLDTLLQQISHMPAANMRAKLLCLDCLFFFVPQDLEFAMKQQLLDNRRQWQDLLGESRFQCLVGLAPPSLFVGAMRVLIRTIAPEHFPEALDNLPLPHFLKPLDLKLES encoded by the coding sequence ATGCCCTGGAGCGTCCGCTGGGTCGGCGGCTGCGGCGCCCAGTCCCAGAAGCAGTGCAAGAAATCCTCCTTCGCCTTCTACCAGGCGGTGCGGGACCTGCTGCCCGTCTGGTTCCTGGAGGACATGCGGACCATGGAGGTGTTCCACTGGGAGGACGGGGGCAAGGTGAGCGTGTACTCGCCCTCGGAGGCGCTGCTCTACGCGCTGGTGCACGACCACCAGCCCTACGCCCGGCACCTGCTCACTAAGTTCCCCCAGAGCGCCCTGGCCGTGCCCAGccagagcttcagctgctgccagtCGGCCCCGCACCTGGCCATGGCCGTGCGCTACAACCGCGTCCGGGTGCTCTTCCGAATCCTCAAGGCCATCCAGACCTTGCCCCCGGCGGACAGAGCCGCCCACCTGGaccggcagggctgcagccgcGTGGAGGGCGGCAAGACAGCGCTGCACATGGCCTGCGAACTGGTGCGGCCCgagtgcctgctgctgctgctggggcacgGCGCGGCGCCCTGCCTGCGGGACAGCGCCGGGAACACCCCCCTGGacaccctgctgcagcagatctCCCACATGCCCGCCGCCAACATGCGTGCCAAGCTCCTCTGCCTCGACTGCCTCTTCTTCTTCGTGCCTCAGGACCTCGAGTTTGCAATGAAACAGCAACTGTTGGACAACCGGCGGCAGTGGCAGGACCTCCTGGGAGAGAGCAGGTTCCAGTGCCTGGTGGGCTTAGCTCCCCCGTCGCTGTTTGTCGGAGCCATGCGTGTCTTGATCAGGACCATTGCACCTGAGCACTTCCCAGAGGCTCTGGATAATCTGCCTCTGCCTCATTTTCTAAAGCCTTTGGACTTGAAACTGGAGAGCTAG